In Paenibacillus dendritiformis, the DNA window CGGTTCGCTTCGTCGTGAGCCGTTTTTCTGCCATTCTTTTTAAGTAGTTGGTCTAATAACGTCTAAAAAAGGAGAGAGGATCAATGACGAAAGAATTGTTTTTGGAAGATTGTTATCTGCAGGAATGCGAGGCGGCTGTGATGGAAGCGGAGGAGGACAAGATTATCCTGGATCAGACCGTACTGTATCCCGCAGGAGGAGGGCAGGAGCATGACACCGGCATCCTGGAGCAGGATGGGCGGACGTACGAGGTCTACAGCGTAAAGCGGGAGGGCGGCCGCATTGTCCACTATGTGAGGAGCGGAGCGGACTTGACGCTTGGGCCGGTTCGCGTGCGAGTGAATTGGGAGCGCCGCTTGGGGCTGATGCGCCATCACACCCTGCTGCATGTGCTTGGCGCGGTCGTCTACCAAAAGTACGGCGCTTTGTGCACGGGGAATCAGATTTACCCAGATCGGGCGCGCATCGACTTCAACCAGCTTCAGGACCTGACGCCGGAGCAGCGGGATGAGATCGTGTTGGAAGCGAATCGCATCATTGCGGCGGATTTCCCGATCTCATACCGGACCGTCAGCAGGGAAGAGGCGGAGAATATTCCGGGCATGATTAAGACGGTCGCCAGCCTGCTGCCGCCTTCTGTCCGCGCCGTCCGTCTCGTAGCCATCGGATCGGTCGACGAACAAGCCTGCGGGGGCACCCACGTCCGAAGCACCGGAGAAATTGGCGGGATGGAGATAACCGATATGAAAAGCAAGGGAAAAAACAATAAACGGCTGGAGGTAAGAGTGGTATAAGCCGGCAATTTTCAGTTGGACGACCGGTTTTCCAGGGCCAGGTCGCCATTCTTTTGCGGTTCATGGCAGCAACATGGCAACAAACGTGGAAATCCTGCAAAATTACAGCTTTTTATCGCGATGATGGGGGAATTCGTTGCAATTCCTGCGTGGCTGCAGGAATTCGGCCGTTGCAGCCGAATTGGAGCCGTAACGGGTTGAAAATGATGTATATTTGCAGGATTCCAGTGAGCGTTAAGCGGCTGTGAGGTAAATCCTGCATTTTTGGAGCTTCAGTGTATCGGATGCTGGTCTTATTCACGCATCCGGTCAGGCTTAGCGGGACAAGGGAGCAGCCGCGGTGCCCCACAGGGGCGCTTCCGTCCTATTGCGGCGTCATTGCAGCCGGGGGAATTCATCGCCGATGAAGAACCTTCCAGCCGGGGCCCCCCTCGCCCGCGGAACCGAGGGCCCTCGTCCAGGGGAGCCCTCTTTTTCTATCACTACCGCCTGTTAAAAAAGTACAGTGATATCTTTACTATCGTTGGTGTTCATGCCGCGCCTCCTTCATGTATGTTCATCTCGTAAGGAGAATCTACGAGGCAAAGGGGATGGATGATGTTGAGTAAAAGAAATCGAGGCGTACGGATGCGGATCGCGGCATGCGCGCTGGCGTTGTTCATGCTGATGGGGCAGCCTGTAACAGGGGCCGGCGCCGCAGACGCATATGCCGCAGACAAGGGCTCCGCCGCCGCAGACGCATATGCTGCAGACAACGGCTCCGCCGCCAAGTCGCGGACGCAAACCGACCCCGGGAGCGGGATCGGGGCGCGCACAGCTTCGCAGCATGATCTGGATGTGATCTACCGTGACCTGGGGGGATATCCTTCCGTATCGGCCACCTACAATGGAGGCGTCGCCGCCATCGGGGACAACGCCTTCGTGCTGGCCGCCAATCCGGATACGACGCCGATTCTGGCGGCTGCCCGTTACGGCGCCGGCCGGGTCGTCGTCGCCGGGGACGATTCTTACTTCAAATTCACCTCCGATATGACCGATGAACGCCGCACGGTCGCTCGCAATCTCCTCATCTGGGCCACCGAGCAAGCGGAGCCGCTCACGTACCAGGATGCGCTCGACGGCGCAGGCACGCTGCCTCTGCTCACGGCGACAAGCAAGAACTTTTCCGCAGATTCCCGCTATCCGATTGAAGTGGTGAGAAGTGATTCCTTCCTTGCGTTCGATCTGGATCCCGCCC includes these proteins:
- a CDS encoding alanyl-tRNA editing protein → MTKELFLEDCYLQECEAAVMEAEEDKIILDQTVLYPAGGGQEHDTGILEQDGRTYEVYSVKREGGRIVHYVRSGADLTLGPVRVRVNWERRLGLMRHHTLLHVLGAVVYQKYGALCTGNQIYPDRARIDFNQLQDLTPEQRDEIVLEANRIIAADFPISYRTVSREEAENIPGMIKTVASLLPPSVRAVRLVAIGSVDEQACGGTHVRSTGEIGGMEITDMKSKGKNNKRLEVRVV